The following coding sequences are from one Triplophysa dalaica isolate WHDGS20190420 chromosome 12, ASM1584641v1, whole genome shotgun sequence window:
- the rcc1 gene encoding regulator of chromosome condensation, whose translation MPAKKAPKRHTIASTETANLPVVKKQKVSHSSHGQEKGLVLVLGQGDVGQLGLGEDVLERKRPALVTLPEGIVQAVAGGMHTVCISDIGNVYTFGCNDEGALGRDTSEEGSETLTGKVDLGEKVVQVSAGDSHTAALTEEGTVYVWGSFRDNNGVIGLLEPMKKCTLPVKVPLDKPVVKIVSGNDHLVMLTVSGELYTSGCGEQGQLGRVAEHFANRGGRKGLMRLLEPQMVIMKPRGKVVFTDVFSGAYFTFAVSKEGHVYGFGLSNYHQLGTESTNTCFVPVKLTAFKNSTTSWVGFSGGQHHTLCLSSDGQVYSLGRAEYGRLGLGKDAKEKSEPTPVAGISDAQVVACGASVSYAVTKQGSVFAWGMGTNLQLGTGEEDDEWSPVEMTGKQLENRVVLSVSSGGQHTVLLVKDKQES comes from the exons ATGCCAGCCAAAAAAGCTCCAAAGAGACACACCATTGCATCAACTGAAACTGCGAACTTGCCTGttgtgaaaaaacaaaaag TTTCTCACAGCAGTCATGGCCAGGAGAAGGGTCTGGTGCTTGTTCTTGGTCAGGGTGACGTTGGGCAGCTCGGTCTGGGAGAGGACGTGCTTGAGAGAAAGAGGCCGGCGCTGGTAACTCTTCCTGAGGGAATTGTGCAGGCTGTAGCCGGGGGGATGCACACGGTCTGCATCAGCGACATTGGAAAC GTTTATACGTTTGGCTGTAATGACGAGGGCGCGCTGGGACGCGACACCTCAGAGGAGGGTTCAGAGACGTTGACGGGAAAGGTGGACCTTGGGGAGAAGGTTGTGCAGGTTTCTGCCGGGGACAGCCACACTGCTGCTCTCACGGAGGAGGGAACCGTCTACGTCTGGGGCTCTTTTAGA GATAATAATGGTGTCATTGGACTTCTGGAGCCCATGAAGAAATGCACGTTGCCTGTCAAAGTTCCTCTAGACAAGCCTGTGGTTAAAATCGTCTCAG GAAATGATCATTTGGTGATGCTGACTGTAAGTGGAGAGCTGTACACCTCAGGATGTGGAGAACAAGGACAGCTGGGACGGGTGGCTGAGCATTTTGCTAACAGAGGAGGCCGGAAGGGTTTGA TGAGGCTGCTGGAGCCGCAGATGGTTATCATGAAGCCACGGGGCAAGGTTGTCTTTACTGATGTCTTCAGTGGAGCATACTTCACTTTTGCTGTGTCTAAAGAGGGTCATGTTTACGGATTTGGCCTGTCGAATTACCACCAGCTTG GCACTGAAAGCACAAACACTTGCTTTGTTCCAGTCAAGCTTACTGCTTTCAAGAACTCTACCACCTCCTGGGTGGGTTTCTCAGGGGGACAACACCACACTCTGTGTTTGAGTTCTGACG GACAAGTGTACAGTCTTGGTCGGGCAGAGTATGGCCGCCTGGGGCTAGGGAAGGATGCTAAAGAGAAAAGTGAGCCCACACCGGTCGCTGGGATCAGTGATGCTCAGGTGGTCGCCTGTGGTGCCTCTGTAAGCTACGCTGTCACTAAACAAG GCTCAGTGTTTGCCTGGGGCATGGGCACCAATCTGCAGTTGGGTACTGGTGAGGAGGATGACGAGTGGAGCCCAGTGGAGATGACTGGTAAACAGCTGGAAAACCGTGTGGTTCTATCAGTGTCCAGTGGGGGGCAGCACACA